In Pseudomonas oryzicola, one DNA window encodes the following:
- a CDS encoding alpha/beta hydrolase family protein, whose amino-acid sequence MTIQSETVELQVEDDSIVGTLVSPGSKMPGILFVHGWGGSQQRDLARARHITGLGCVCMTFDLRGHEKTESQRLTVTREQNLMDLVVAYDRLVSHPAVDSSAIAIIGSSYGGYLATLLTRERPVKWLALRVPAMYWDEEWHIPKQTLDRQRLNAYRQRPLGPADNRALAACAEFAGDVLLVESEQDDYVPHSTLMSYRSAFVSAHSLTHRIVDGADHALSSEASQKAYSSILASWISEMVIGARLDRYPHYAPWYA is encoded by the coding sequence ATGACCATTCAGAGTGAAACCGTTGAACTGCAGGTCGAGGATGACAGCATCGTCGGCACCCTGGTCAGCCCTGGCAGCAAGATGCCGGGCATTCTCTTCGTGCATGGCTGGGGCGGTAGCCAGCAGCGCGACCTGGCTCGCGCGCGGCATATTACCGGGCTGGGCTGCGTCTGCATGACCTTCGACCTGCGCGGCCACGAAAAGACCGAAAGCCAACGGCTGACCGTTACCCGCGAACAGAACCTCATGGACCTGGTGGTGGCCTACGACCGCTTGGTCAGCCACCCGGCCGTCGATAGCAGCGCCATCGCCATCATCGGCAGCAGCTATGGCGGCTACCTGGCCACATTGCTGACCCGCGAGCGGCCGGTCAAATGGCTGGCCCTGCGCGTACCAGCGATGTACTGGGACGAAGAATGGCACATTCCCAAGCAGACCCTGGACAGGCAGCGCCTTAACGCTTACCGCCAGCGCCCGCTCGGCCCGGCAGACAACCGCGCCCTGGCAGCCTGCGCCGAGTTCGCTGGCGATGTGTTGCTGGTGGAGTCCGAACAGGACGACTACGTGCCGCACAGTACACTGATGAGTTACCGCTCGGCATTCGTCAGCGCCCATTCGCTCACACACCGCATCGTCGACGGTGCCGACCACGCACTGTCCAGCGAAGCGAGCCAGAAAGCCTACAGCTCGATCCTGGCATCCTGGATCAGCGAAATGGTCATCGGCGCCCGCCTGGACCGCTACCCGCACTATGCGCCCTGGTATGCCTGA
- a CDS encoding DUF3182 family protein: MTMPDVCAPKSGVVLLDTRVHTPDHEHAVHLKLAEGLARLLGCPHVQPSQPPTASDGYYYLPTETLVDPKRQATLGICSEHDLFGGLVTYPYMATKAISHPLPAGASFPPGWTDAFARQASDALLRGYTVFSKADARNAAQLLLLDGPLRIKPVLACAGRGQQVVTTLDALEPLLAGMDEQELALWGLVLEEDLSEVQTFSVGQVRVAGQTCSYHGTQHLTHDHQGAEVYGGSDLVVVRGGYEALLQLPLEEHLRLAINQAIVYEQAAERHLPGFIASRRNYDIARGHNGQGHLRSGVLEQSWRLGGASTAELLALQAFADDPALQQVRASTHEVFGTPELPTDATLFYQGNDSELGQLSKFARIRDYDHSE; encoded by the coding sequence ATGACCATGCCCGATGTCTGCGCCCCTAAAAGCGGTGTGGTGCTGCTCGACACCCGCGTGCACACCCCTGACCACGAGCATGCCGTGCATCTCAAGCTCGCCGAAGGCCTGGCCCGCCTGCTGGGTTGCCCACACGTGCAGCCCAGCCAGCCGCCGACAGCCAGCGATGGCTATTACTACCTGCCTACCGAAACCTTGGTCGACCCCAAGCGCCAGGCCACCCTGGGCATTTGCAGCGAGCACGACCTGTTCGGTGGCCTGGTCACCTATCCCTACATGGCGACCAAGGCGATCTCCCACCCATTGCCGGCCGGCGCCAGTTTCCCTCCAGGCTGGACCGATGCCTTCGCCCGGCAAGCCAGCGACGCCCTGTTGCGCGGCTACACGGTGTTCAGCAAAGCCGACGCACGTAATGCCGCGCAGCTGCTACTGCTGGACGGCCCATTGCGGATCAAGCCCGTGCTGGCTTGCGCAGGTCGCGGGCAGCAGGTCGTCACCACGCTGGATGCGCTGGAGCCGCTGCTGGCCGGTATGGATGAGCAGGAGCTGGCCCTGTGGGGGCTGGTACTGGAAGAAGACCTGAGCGAGGTGCAGACCTTCAGCGTCGGCCAGGTGCGCGTCGCCGGCCAGACCTGCAGTTACCACGGCACCCAGCACCTGACCCACGATCACCAGGGCGCCGAAGTCTACGGTGGCTCCGACCTGGTGGTGGTGCGCGGCGGCTACGAGGCGCTGCTGCAGCTACCGCTGGAGGAACACCTGCGCCTGGCCATCAACCAGGCAATCGTCTACGAGCAGGCAGCCGAACGGCACCTGCCTGGCTTCATCGCCTCGCGGCGCAACTATGACATCGCCCGCGGCCACAATGGCCAGGGCCACTTGCGCAGTGGCGTACTCGAACAATCCTGGCGGCTGGGCGGCGCCAGCACTGCCGAGCTGCTGGCCTTGCAAGCCTTTGCCGACGATCCGGCATTGCAACAGGTACGGGCTTCGACCCATGAAGTATTCGGCACCCCTGAATTGCCCACTGACGCCACCCTCTTCTATCAAGGAAACGACAGTGAACTCGGACAACTCAGCAAATTTGCGCGGATTCGCGACTATGACCATTCAGAGTGA
- a CDS encoding antibiotic biosynthesis monooxygenase gives MMATPNALWFTQMIEYEVPGVRQQALAQALVARSEELATRCAGLQGVSIQASDDGSRVLQYLQWQSRQAWAAAAVYFVDEPFLELLAQHQARGVRFAAYQTLRSLVRGADGGLHCQLSEAQAYQGA, from the coding sequence ATGATGGCAACACCTAATGCCCTGTGGTTTACCCAGATGATCGAATATGAAGTGCCCGGTGTCCGCCAGCAGGCATTGGCCCAGGCGCTGGTGGCGCGCAGCGAGGAGCTGGCCACACGCTGTGCAGGGTTGCAGGGGGTCAGTATCCAGGCCAGTGATGATGGCAGCCGAGTGTTGCAGTACTTGCAATGGCAGTCCCGCCAGGCGTGGGCGGCGGCCGCCGTGTATTTCGTCGACGAGCCGTTTCTCGAACTGCTTGCCCAGCATCAGGCGCGTGGCGTCAGATTTGCCGCCTATCAGACCCTGCGCAGCCTGGTGCGAGGGGCCGATGGCGGCCTGCATTGCCAACTGAGCGAGGCTCAGGCATACCAGGGCGCATAG